A DNA window from Vigna unguiculata cultivar IT97K-499-35 chromosome 10, ASM411807v1, whole genome shotgun sequence contains the following coding sequences:
- the LOC114165962 gene encoding cytochrome P450 83B1-like has protein sequence MVSPLVTVACLFLPLLLLIFFQNRKGKNSKFPPGPRGLPIVGNLLSVDSTTLHLQLWELSKKYGPIVSLRFGSRKAIAVCTSELAREVLKDRDLECCGRPKLLGQQTLFFKGYDVIFSPYGEFWREIRKICVLNVLSQKQVSTFSPIRHSELKDMMKRISRNASSGKLYNFTEATISLTSTIICRILFGRSYEDNEADGSRFYSLLKGCQEMMVAFFFSDFIPSLGWIDTVTGKKARLRAIFQEVDSFFQDAIDEHLDPKRVVSPENQDITDIILQLQKQRTSSIELTDDVVKAILMDLLLASTDSSSASLVWNMTALLKNPRVMKKLQDEIRGKANGKEFLDDEDVQNLPYLRAVIKETFRYYPPGPILVQRETNEDCVIGGYEIPAKTTLYVNAWAIHKDENNWKNPFEYYPERFMDSNITFRGTDYEFLPFGSGRRVCPGMPMAIASLDLILANLLNSFDWELPNGMKPDDLDVLTDPGLTVHKRNPLHILPKRVI, from the exons ATGGTTTCACCACTTGTAACAGTTGCATGCctctttcttcctcttcttctgttAATCTTTTTCCAAAACCGGAAGGGGAAGAACTCAAAGTTTCCACCTGGTCCAAGAGGGCTTCCCATAGTAGGGAACCTTCTCTCGGTGGACAGTACCACTCTTCATCTGCAACTGTGGGAACTGTCAAAGAAATACGGACCCATCGTTTCCCTTAGATTTGGATCAAGGAAAGCCATTGCTGTTTGTACATCTGAATTGGCCAGAGAGGTGTTGAAAGACCGTGACCTCGAGTGCTGCGGACGACCTAAACTACTTGGCCAACAAACCCTCTTCTTCAAAGGCTACGATGTTATCTTCTCTCCATACGGTGAGTTCTGGAGAGAGATCAGAAAGATTTGCGTCCTCAATGTCCTCAGCCAGAAACAGGTCTCAACATTTTCACCCATCAGACACAGTGAGTTGAAGGATATGATGAAAAGAATATCCAGAAACGCTTCATCCGGAAAGCTTTACAACTTCACAGAAGCCACCATTTCTCTTACAAGCACTATCATATGTAGAATTCTGTTCGGGAGAAGCTACGAAGATAACGAAGCCGATGGGAGTAGATTCTATTCCCTTCTCAAAGGGTGCCAAGAGATGATGGTTGCCTTCTTTTTCTCTGATTTCATTCCCTCCTTGGGTTGGATCGATACTGTCACCGGAAAGAAGGCTCGTCTTCGTGCCATTTTCCAGGAGGTTGATTCCTTCTTCCAGGACGCCATTGATGAACACCTTGATCCCAAGAGAGTCGTCTCTCCAGAGAACCAAGACATCACCGATATCATTCTTCAACTTCAGAAGCAGCGTACCAGTTCCATCGAACTCACAGACGACGTCGTCAAGGCCATCCTCATG GACTTGCTTCTAGCATCAACAGATTCAAGCTCGGCCTCCTTGGTGTGGAATATGACAGCCCTACTAAAGAATCCGAGAGTGATGAAGAAACTTCAAGATGAAATAAGGGGAAAGGCAAATGGAAAAGAATTTCTGGACGATGAAGATGTTCAGAATCTGCCGTATCTGAGGGCGGTGATAAAAGAGACATTCAGATACTATCCACCGGGGCCAATTCTGGTGCAGAGAGAAACAAACGAGGACTGCGTCATAGGAGGTTACGAAATTCCTGCAAAGACAACATTGTACGTGAATGCCTGGGCCATCCATAAGGACGAAAACAACTGGAAGAACCCATTTGAGTATTATCCGGAGAGGTTCATGGATAGCAACATAACATTCAGAGGGACAGATTACGAGTTTCTTCCCTTTGGTTCTGGGCGAAGAGTTTGCCCTGGGATGCCTATGGCGATTGCGTCGTTGGATCTCATTCTTGCCAATCTTCTGAACTCCTTCGATTGGGAACTGCCAAATGGAATGAAACCAGATGACTTGGATGTTTTGACAGATCCTGGACTCACAGTGCACAAGAGGAATCCTCTCCATATTCTTCCCAAACGTGTAATCTAA